The Rudaeicoccus suwonensis sequence CGGTGCTCGGTGGTCTTTATAACGGGCTGCAGTTGGCGGCGATGGTGCTGTGCGTCGGTGCCGCGAATGCGCTCGCCAACCCGAAGCGCTTGCTCAAGGCAGTCCCCAACGGGCTGTATGACGTGGGAACCGCTGTCATTGTGGCGGTTTCGGTCTTCCCGCAGCTGGCCGAGAGTGTGCAGCGGGTGCGTCGGGCGAGACGCCTGCGTGGTGGTCTGGGCAAACGGCACGCGGTGCGGGCGGTCGTCATACCGGTGCTCGCCGATGCCCTGGACCGCTCACTGCTGCTCGCCGCGGCGATGGACTCGCGCGGCTACGGCCGGCACGGTCGCGACGGTGCACGCGCTGGTGCAATCACCGGCGCCTTGACGATCGTGGGCATGATCGGTGTCTGCATCGGTGCGTACAACATGCTCGGCCCGGACCCGAACTTCTGGCTGAAATGGCCCGCGCTCATCGGCGGGCTGGTCCTCGGCTGCAGCGGACTGTTCGTGGCCAGCACCCGGGTGCGCACCACCCGATACCGGCCTGACCCGATCGACCTCACCGCCGTTCTCGTCGGGGCGTGCGGGCTCGGCACGGTCGTGCTGATGTATGCCGCAAAGCAGTGGCAGCCGGCGCACCTCGTGCCGACGTTGCAGCCGTTGGAATGGCCGGTCATCGACACCCTTCCGCTGCTGGCCGCGCTCGTTGCGATGCTGCCCGCGTGGATTGCTCCGCACGCGCCGATGTCGACGAGCTCAAGTCCGGAAACCGTTGTGCCGCAAGAGATCGGAGTCGCCGCATGATTCGCCTCGAGCAGGTCGGGGTGCGTTACTCCGGTGCGACCGAGGATGCCTTGTCGGACGTCGATCTGAGCATTCCCGAAGGTGAACTCGTGCTCGTCGTCGGCAGCACCGGCGCCGGCAAGTCGACCTTGCTCGGCACGATCAACGGGCTGGTCCCGCACTTCACCGGTGGGCGGCTGCGCGGGCGGGTGACCGTCTTCGACTACGACACCCGCACCCACCCGCCGCGCGAGATGGCTGACGTCGTGGGGCGCGTCGGGCAGGACCCACTCGCTGGATTCGTCACCGACACCGTCGAGGAGGAACTCGCCTACTCGATGGAGCAGCTGGCCGTTGCGCCGAGCACCATGCGCAAACGGGTCGAGGAGGTGCTCGACCTGCTCGGCATCGCGGAGCTGCGGGCACGCCCACTGCACACGCTGTCCGGTGGCCAGCAGCAGCGTGTCGCCATCGGCAGCGCCCTCACCGCAGGCCCCCGGGTGCTCGTGCTCGACGAGCCGACCTCGGCGCTCGACCCGACCGCCGCCGAAGATGTGCTGGCAGCCGTCACGCGGCTCGTGCACGACCTCGGGACGACCGTCGTCATCGCCGAGCACCGGATGGAACGCGTTGTGCAGTATGCCGATTCGCTCGTTGTCGTCACCGGCGACCGGAACGTGCTGACTGGTCCGCCAGCGCAGTTGATGGCGCAGTCGCCGGTGGCGCCTCCGGTCGTCCAACTGGGACGGCTGCTCGGCTGGCACCCGCTGCCGTTGTCGGTCCGCGACGCACGGCGATGCGCCGGACCCGCCCGCGACATACTCGCCGGCCGTGAGCCGCGGAGACGCAGCCGCAGCGGCGACGGATCGGTCGCCTTGCGTGCCCACAAGGTCACCGTCGCGTATGGCGACAAGGTGGCCGTGCGCGAGGTCAGTGCGGACCTGCAGCGCGGCACGGTCACTGCCCTGATGGGCCGCAACGGCTCCGGCAAGTCCTCACTGCTGTGGGCCTTGCAGGGTTCGCTGAAGCGGCACAGCGGCTCGGTCGAGGTGGATGGACGCGATCCCGCCGCGCTGTCGGCGGACAAGGCCCGCGCGCGCGTCGGGCTCGTGCCGCAGTCGGCCTCGGATCTGCTCTATCTGGAGACGGTGTCCGCCGAGTGCCGGGCGGCTGACCTGTCCGCGGGTGCGGTCGGTGGTACGTGCAGGGCGTTGTTGGACGACCTGGTCCCCGGCATACCCGGGGAGCAGCACCCTCGGGACCTGTCCGAGGGTCAGCGGTTGGCGCTGGTGCTGGCGGTGCAGCTGACGGCTCGGCCGAAGGTGGTGCTGCTCGACGAACCGACGCGCGGGCTTGACTACAGCGCGAAGGCGCAGCTGGTGAATCAGCTGGATCTGCTTGCTCAGCAAGGGCATTCGATCATGGTCGCAACGCACGACGTGGAGTTCGTCGCGCAGGTCGCTGATCGGGTGATGGTGCTGGCCGAGGGCGAACTCATCGCCGACGGGCCGACCGCCGAAGTGGTGGCGTCGTCGCCGATCTTCGCGCCGCAGGTGGCCAAGGTGCTCGCGCCGCAACCGTGGCTGACGGTCGATCAGGTCGAGGCCGGGCTGGCGGGTGCGCGTGTCTGACGGGTCGCGGGTGTCGATGAGTTCGGGGCTGTCGCCGTCGGCACAGTCGCCGCAGCCGCAGCCGCAGCCGCAGCCGCAGCCGCAGCCGCAGCCGCAGCCGCAGCCGCAGCCGCAGGTGTCGGCGTCGGCGTCGGTACGGTCGCCGTTGTCGGACGTGAAGACGGACGCGAAGACGGACGCGGAAGCGGGGTGGCCGGGCGGCGGTGGCCTCGGCGATCGGTTGCCGGACTTTGTTGCCGCGCTTGACGGTTCGGCCGTCCGACTGGGCAAACGCTCGATCATCGCGCTGAGCTTGACCTCGGTCGCCGGAGTGATGATGTTCTTTTGGCCGCTGCTGGTGCGGGTCAAACCATCCGGTCTGCAACACGGGGCCGATGCGCCATACATCTTCGTCGCGGTGCTGCCCGTGCTCGTGCTGATCGTGCTCGCCCAGATTTCCGAAGGCGGCATGGATTCCAAGGCGCTCGCGATGCTCGGCGTTTTGTCGGCGGTCGATGCCGCCCTGCGTCCGCTCGGTGCCGGTGTGGCCGGGATCGAGACGGTGTTCTTCCTGCTGATTCTGGCCGGGCGGGTCTTCGGTCCAGGCTTCGGGTTCGTGCTGGGCTGCACGTCGCTGTTCGCGTCGGCGCTGCTGACCGCGGGTGTCGGCCCATGGCTGCCGTTTCAGATGTTGTGCTCTGGATGGATCGGGCTCGGCGCCGGTCTGTTGCCGCGACGCGTGCGCGGCAAGCGGGAGCTGGCGATGTTGATCGGCTACGGGATCGTGGTCGCCTATCTGTTCGGCGCGCTGATGAACCTGTGGTTCTGGCCGTTCATCACCGGTGCCGACGTGCCCTACTACTCCGGTCAGATCTCGTATGCCGCGGGCGCGCCCATCCTCGAAAACCTGCACCGGTTCCTGATTTTCACGTTGCTGACCTCCACCGGTGGTTGGGACACTGGGCGCGCGATCACCGACACGATCGCGCTGATCACCTTCGGTCCGGCGGTGCTGGCGGTGTTGCGTCGAGCAGCCCGCCGGGCGTCCTACGACCCGATCCGCTCCAGTGACTGACGCAACCGGCGCGAGTGTCACGCATGCGCCCGGGAACGCTGCGAGTGTCACGGACGCGCCCTGGGGTGGCGGTGTTGAGGGCAATTGCGTTCCAATGGCATGCGCCGGGGGCGCTGGCGTGCCAGTGGTTGATTAAGTGGTGGTGCATCGTGCGCCACGCCGCGAGTGTCACGGACGCGCCCTGGGGTGGCGGTGTTGAGGGCAGTTGCGTGCCAGTGGCGTGGATCGGGGGCGCTGTCGTGTCAGTGGTGGTCGCGAGTGGCACGTGCGTGCCCGCTGCGGCGCGAGTGTCACGCATGCGCCCTGGGATGTCGTGAGTGTCACGGACGTGCCCTGCTGCGGCGCGAGTGTCACGCAGGTGCCGCGGGGCGGCGGGATTGAGGGCAGTTCCGTGCCAGTCGCGTGCGTTGAGGGCGCTGTCGTGCCAGTGGTGAGCGTGCAATGCCCTAGCGTGCCAGTGGTGAGTGTGGGTGCTCGCGAGTGACACGTGGGCGCCCCGGGGCGGTGCGAGTGACACGAAAGCGCAGTAGTTGGTCTAGACCAATCGCAGATCCCGTGGTTGACTTCGGCGACCAGTCGTCGAGTCGGCCGAAGGGATGTGATCGTGGCCATCGAACCCCACGTGCCCGAGCCGAAGTATGTCGCAGTGAAGCATCTGCTGCTCGACATCATCGCCGAACTTGGCGCCGGCGCCGCGCTACCGACGGAACGTGCTCTGGCGCAACAGTGTTCGACGTCGCGCACCACCGTGCGTCAGGCCATCAACGAGCTCGTCGTCCAGGGTCGCATCGTGCGCCGCCAGGGCGCGGGCAACTTCGTCGCCGACGGCAAGATGAACTGGCCGCTCTATCTGGCCAGTTTCACCGAGCAGGCCGCCGCCAACGGCATGGTCGCGACCTCGCAGACCATCGGCACGAAACGCGAGCGCGCGAATGCCGAAGTCGCCGAACGTCTTGCGGTCGAGCCAGGTGATCCGGTCTATCGACTGGACCGGTTGCGGATCGCCGACGGCGTGCCGATGTGTGTGGAAACCTCTGTGCTGTCAGCGGATCGGTTCCCCGGGCTCAGCCGTCGAATCCGCTCGGTCGGCTCGTTGCACTCGCTGCTGGGCGAGCAGTATGACGTCGAACTCACCCGCGGCGAGGAGACCATCCAGATCGAGCCGGCCACGCCCCGGGTGGCCGGACTGCTGGATCTCGACGTTGGCGCACCGTTGCTGGTGGTGCGTCGTCACAGTTTCGACAAGCGCGGCACGCCGGTCGAGTGGGGGACGACGTGGATGCGTGGCGACGGTGTCGTCTTTGTCGCGCACCTCGAAGTCCGCCGTTCGTGACCGCGCTGCGGCATACAGCTCGGGCCGGACGAAAAGAACTGACAGCCGGTAAACAGTTGATAAATGGTCTAGACCAATCTTGTGATCGCCAGTAGTGTCGCCTGCATCCACCCGGGTGCTCCGGTGGCACGCTCAAACCGGAAAGAAGAACCCATGTCGCGCAAACTCATCGCATCGCTGGCCATCGCCGGCGTCGGATCGCTCGCCCTGACCGCATGTGCGGGAGGCGGCGGGACCAAAAGCACGTCTGCCGGCACCGGTCCCGGCGGGGTGACCACGCTGAAACTCGTGGTCGCCGACTACGGCACCGGCCCGAGCAACACCAGCAGCAAGTACTGGCAGAGCATCATCACCGCGTTCGAAGCGCAGAACCCCAAGATCAAGGTCAACGTGACCGCGATCAACTGGAACGACTTCGACAACCAGGTTCAGACGATGATCCAGAACCACCAGTACCCCGACATCACCGAGGGTGACTACTTCGCCAACTACGCGCAGGAGAAGCTGCTCTATTCCGCCGACCAGGTGCTGAGCAACCCGGACAACCTGCTGCCGGTCTTCAAGAATCAGGGCAGCTACGACGGTGTGCAATACGGCATGCCGTGGACCACCAGCAGCCGCACGCTGTTCTACAACAAGAAGCTCTTCGCCGAGGCGGGCATCACCACGCCGCCGACCACGTGGGCGCAGGTACAAACCGACGCGACCAAGATCAAGGCCACCGGCAATGTCGGCTACGGCCTGCCGCTGGGGCCGGAGGAGGCCCAGGCCGAGGCACTGCTGTGGTTCCTCGGTAACGGCGGCGGTTACCAGAACGCCTCGGGGCAGTACGACATCAACAGCACGCAGAACGTGCAGACACTGGACTTCCTCAAGAGCTTCGTCGCATCAGGCGTCACCGAGCCGAACCCAGCCTCCAAGAACCGCACCGACCTGTGGCAGCAGTTCGCGTCCGGCACGATCGGCATGATCAACGGCTCGCCGGCGCTGATCCCGATCATCAACAGCGGCGGCAAGCTGACCAGCAGCGACTGGGCCTCCGTGCAGATCCCCGGCAAGAACGGTCCGCTCAACACCACCCTCGGTGTGTGTGACAACGTCGCGGCGTTCAACGCCAACGGTCACCAGGCCGCCATCAAGGCCTTCCTCGACTTCGCCTACCAGGACAAGTACCAGCTGCAGTTCGACAAGGAATACGACCTGCTGCCGGCCACGACCTCCGCGACCCAGGCGCTGTCGTCCGACCCGATCTTCGGGCCCTTCCTCAAGGCATTGCCGCAGTCGGTGCAGTACCCGAGCACGACCAGCTGGGCCAACACCAAGACGCAGATCCAGCAGACGATCGGCACGGCGTTGACGGGCAACCCCAAGTCGGTGCTCGACCAGATCCAGCAGACCGCCACCAAGAGTCAGTGAGCACCAACGTCCCACGGGCCAACCCACTGCGGCGGTTCACGCCGCTGCTGTGGGTGGGCCCGGCCGCCGCGCTGATCATCGGCGTCGTCATCTGGCCCGTCGTGGTGATGGCCACGACATCCACGCTCAACATCAGCCCGGACGGCTTCAACCTCGGATCAGCGGGCCTGGGCAACTACCGAGAGCTTTTTCAGGAGATCGCGCTCCCTGGCGTGCTCATGCGCACTGCCGTCTGGGTGGTGGGCGTCGTGGTCGTCACGATGGTCGTCTCACTGTTGCTGGCGCAGTTGTTCAACCAGGCGTTTCCTGGCCGCCGGGTTGCGCGGTGGGCCCTGATCGCGCCGTGGGGCGCGTCGGTGATGATGACGTCACTGATCTTCCGGTGGGCGCTCAACGCTCAGAACGGCGTCGTCAACGTCATACTGCACGACCTGGGTCTGGTGAATCTCGGCACAGATCAAGCAGATTGGCTGGGTCGGCCGGTCGCGGCATTCGTCTGGATGATGGCGGTCGCCGTCTTCGTGTCGCTGCCGTTCTCGACCTACGCGATCCTCGCCGGGCTGCAGACGATGGACTCCGCGGTCTACGAAGCGGCCCGCGTCGACGGCGCCAGCCCGTGGCGGATCTACCGCTCGATCACCCTGCCGCTGCTGCGCCCAGCGCTGATCGTCGCCACCCTCATCAACGTCATCAACGTGTTCAACTCCTTCCCGATCATCTGGGAGATGACCCGCGGCGGCCCCGGCTACTCGACCAGCACCACGACGACATTCATGTTCATCCTGAAGCAGAGCTACATCGGTGAATCCGCGGCGCTGTCGGTCATCAACTTCGCGATCGTGGTCATCGTCGCCCTGGTGTTCCTCAAGGTCGCCAAATGGAAGGACCAGGTCGACTGATGAGCTCCATCGCAGAACCTCTGCCCGCCGAGACGTTGTCCGGAGAATCGTTGCCGCCCAAGCGTGTTCGGCGCCCACGTGCGCCGATCACGACGCGCAAGCTGATCCTGTCCGTCATCGCGTATGCCGTTGCTCTCGTCTTCGTGCTGCCGTATGTCTTCATGGTGCTGACCGCCATGCGACCGGCGTCGGACATCTCGGCACCAACGCTGCTGCCTGACCACTTCGACTTCTCCAACTTCACCTCGATCTGGAGCACCGGCTTCGGCAGCAACCTGGGCGCCAGCCTCATCGTCGCCGGTGGCGCGACCGTGCTGGTGCTGCTCGTCGCGGTGCCGGCGGCGTACTACTGCGCACGACGCCGATTCCGTGGGCGGATGCTCTTCCTGGTCATGGTGCTGGCCACGCAGATGTTCCAGCCGGCCGCGATGCTGGTCGGCATACAGCGGGAATTCATCCAGTTCAACCTGCCACCGCTGGTGTCGCTGATCCTGATCAACGGCGGATTCAACATGGCCTTCGCGATCTGGATTCTGACGGCATACTTTTCGTCGATCCCGGCCGA is a genomic window containing:
- a CDS encoding CbiQ family ECF transporter T component gives rise to the protein MPVLAEIGRWLRFSRLPRNIHPVAWWVWAISVAVAATWTTNPLLLLLLMAASTCVVLRRRGDAPWSRSFRLYVMLGATIVVLRVFFRIVFGGGEGTTVLLRLPDIPLPQWAAGIRLFGTVSAQSVLGGLYNGLQLAAMVLCVGAANALANPKRLLKAVPNGLYDVGTAVIVAVSVFPQLAESVQRVRRARRLRGGLGKRHAVRAVVIPVLADALDRSLLLAAAMDSRGYGRHGRDGARAGAITGALTIVGMIGVCIGAYNMLGPDPNFWLKWPALIGGLVLGCSGLFVASTRVRTTRYRPDPIDLTAVLVGACGLGTVVLMYAAKQWQPAHLVPTLQPLEWPVIDTLPLLAALVAMLPAWIAPHAPMSTSSSPETVVPQEIGVAA
- a CDS encoding carbohydrate ABC transporter permease — protein: MSTNVPRANPLRRFTPLLWVGPAAALIIGVVIWPVVVMATTSTLNISPDGFNLGSAGLGNYRELFQEIALPGVLMRTAVWVVGVVVVTMVVSLLLAQLFNQAFPGRRVARWALIAPWGASVMMTSLIFRWALNAQNGVVNVILHDLGLVNLGTDQADWLGRPVAAFVWMMAVAVFVSLPFSTYAILAGLQTMDSAVYEAARVDGASPWRIYRSITLPLLRPALIVATLINVINVFNSFPIIWEMTRGGPGYSTSTTTTFMFILKQSYIGESAALSVINFAIVVIVALVFLKVAKWKDQVD
- a CDS encoding GntR family transcriptional regulator, translating into MAIEPHVPEPKYVAVKHLLLDIIAELGAGAALPTERALAQQCSTSRTTVRQAINELVVQGRIVRRQGAGNFVADGKMNWPLYLASFTEQAAANGMVATSQTIGTKRERANAEVAERLAVEPGDPVYRLDRLRIADGVPMCVETSVLSADRFPGLSRRIRSVGSLHSLLGEQYDVELTRGEETIQIEPATPRVAGLLDLDVGAPLLVVRRHSFDKRGTPVEWGTTWMRGDGVVFVAHLEVRRS
- a CDS encoding carbohydrate ABC transporter permease, producing MSSIAEPLPAETLSGESLPPKRVRRPRAPITTRKLILSVIAYAVALVFVLPYVFMVLTAMRPASDISAPTLLPDHFDFSNFTSIWSTGFGSNLGASLIVAGGATVLVLLVAVPAAYYCARRRFRGRMLFLVMVLATQMFQPAAMLVGIQREFIQFNLPPLVSLILINGGFNMAFAIWILTAYFSSIPAELEEAAMVDGSSRLGALGRITLPLAMPGIMTALIFTFIAAWNEFIVALTLTLGQSSGNTPLTVAINNYIGQYSIDWGHLFAGSVIATVPVIILFAAIEGRVVGGLTAGSIK
- a CDS encoding extracellular solute-binding protein, coding for MSRKLIASLAIAGVGSLALTACAGGGGTKSTSAGTGPGGVTTLKLVVADYGTGPSNTSSKYWQSIITAFEAQNPKIKVNVTAINWNDFDNQVQTMIQNHQYPDITEGDYFANYAQEKLLYSADQVLSNPDNLLPVFKNQGSYDGVQYGMPWTTSSRTLFYNKKLFAEAGITTPPTTWAQVQTDATKIKATGNVGYGLPLGPEEAQAEALLWFLGNGGGYQNASGQYDINSTQNVQTLDFLKSFVASGVTEPNPASKNRTDLWQQFASGTIGMINGSPALIPIINSGGKLTSSDWASVQIPGKNGPLNTTLGVCDNVAAFNANGHQAAIKAFLDFAYQDKYQLQFDKEYDLLPATTSATQALSSDPIFGPFLKALPQSVQYPSTTSWANTKTQIQQTIGTALTGNPKSVLDQIQQTATKSQ
- a CDS encoding ABC transporter ATP-binding protein, giving the protein MIRLEQVGVRYSGATEDALSDVDLSIPEGELVLVVGSTGAGKSTLLGTINGLVPHFTGGRLRGRVTVFDYDTRTHPPREMADVVGRVGQDPLAGFVTDTVEEELAYSMEQLAVAPSTMRKRVEEVLDLLGIAELRARPLHTLSGGQQQRVAIGSALTAGPRVLVLDEPTSALDPTAAEDVLAAVTRLVHDLGTTVVIAEHRMERVVQYADSLVVVTGDRNVLTGPPAQLMAQSPVAPPVVQLGRLLGWHPLPLSVRDARRCAGPARDILAGREPRRRSRSGDGSVALRAHKVTVAYGDKVAVREVSADLQRGTVTALMGRNGSGKSSLLWALQGSLKRHSGSVEVDGRDPAALSADKARARVGLVPQSASDLLYLETVSAECRAADLSAGAVGGTCRALLDDLVPGIPGEQHPRDLSEGQRLALVLAVQLTARPKVVLLDEPTRGLDYSAKAQLVNQLDLLAQQGHSIMVATHDVEFVAQVADRVMVLAEGELIADGPTAEVVASSPIFAPQVAKVLAPQPWLTVDQVEAGLAGARV
- a CDS encoding ECF transporter S component, producing the protein MSDGSRVSMSSGLSPSAQSPQPQPQPQPQPQPQPQPQPQPQVSASASVRSPLSDVKTDAKTDAEAGWPGGGGLGDRLPDFVAALDGSAVRLGKRSIIALSLTSVAGVMMFFWPLLVRVKPSGLQHGADAPYIFVAVLPVLVLIVLAQISEGGMDSKALAMLGVLSAVDAALRPLGAGVAGIETVFFLLILAGRVFGPGFGFVLGCTSLFASALLTAGVGPWLPFQMLCSGWIGLGAGLLPRRVRGKRELAMLIGYGIVVAYLFGALMNLWFWPFITGADVPYYSGQISYAAGAPILENLHRFLIFTLLTSTGGWDTGRAITDTIALITFGPAVLAVLRRAARRASYDPIRSSD